One genomic segment of Theobroma cacao cultivar B97-61/B2 chromosome 6, Criollo_cocoa_genome_V2, whole genome shotgun sequence includes these proteins:
- the LOC18596432 gene encoding pentatricopeptide repeat-containing protein At2g35130 translates to MLVAGNTLSQAYIVPRSYRPSFRLIAKNSSSDVAIEKWKRDGVYIDKRGKLRTFHHKKLSRKRCGSLRGQGWKYGSGFVDGIFPVLSPIAQQILDFVQEEVDANRVWGSLDNLSPTHNTWDDLINVAVQLRINKKWDPIVLICEWILHRSSFQLDVMCFNLLIDAYGKKSQCKKVESTYLELLEAQCIPTEDTYALLIKAYCSAGLKQKAEAVFAEMRKYGLPPSAIVYDAYIDGLIKGGNPQKAIEVFQRMKRDGCQLSTVTYTLMINLYGKASKSYMALKLFDEMRSQKCKPNICTYTALVNAFAREGLCEKAEEIFEQLQEAGHEPDVYAYNALMEAYSRAGYPYGAAEVFSLMQHMGCEPDRASFNIMVDAYGRAGLYQDAEALFEEMKRLGITPTMKSHMLLLSAYSRVGNVAKCEDIVNQMHKSGLEPDTFVLNSMLNLYGRLGQFEIMENVLIAMEKGPYEADISTYNILINVYGRAGFFERMEELFQLLPTKNLTPDVVTWTSRLGAYSRKKLYTRCLEIFEEMIDAGCNPDGGTAKVLLSACSSQDQIEQVTTVIRTMHKDMKTVLPIE, encoded by the exons GTTGGTTGCTGGAAACACACTGAGCCAAGCTTACATAGTACCAAGGAGCTATAGGCCTAGTTTCAGATTGATAGCAAAGAATTCTTCAAGTGATGTAGCTATTGAGAAATGGAAACGTGATGGTGTTTACATTGACAAACGTGGCAAATTGAGGACCTTTCACCACAAAAAGCTGTCCAGGAAACGAT GCGGTTCATTAAGAGGACAAGGATGGAAATATGGTTCTGGTTTTGTGGATGGAATTTTCCCAGTGTTGAGCCCCATTGCTCAGCAGATTTTGGATTTTGTACAGGAGGAGGTTGATGCTAATAGAGTTTGGGGTTCTCTTGATAATCTTTCTCCCACTCATAATACTTGGGATGATCTTATTAATGTAGCTGTTCAACTTCgtataaacaaaaaatgggATCCAATTGTGCTG ATTTGTGAGTGGATATTGCACAGGAGCTCCTTTCAGCTGGATGTCATGTGCTTCAATTTGCTCATAGACGCTTATGGGAAGAAATCACAATGCAAGAAGGTGGAATCTACATACTTGGAACTTCTTGAAGCTCAATGTATACCCACTGAAGATACTTATGCACTTCTTATCAAGGCCTACTGCTCAGCTGGGCTGAAACAGAAAGCTGAAGCTGTCTTTGCTGAGATGCGAAAGTATGGCCTCCCTCCAA GTGCAATTGTTTACGATGCTTATATTGATGGGTTGATAAAGGGAGGAAACCCTCAAAAAGCTATAGAAGTCTTTCAACGGATGAAGAGAGATGGCTGCCAACTGTCTACTGTAACTTACACGCTGATGATCAACTTGTATGGGAAG GCAAGTAAATCTTATATGGCCTTGAAgttgtttgatgaaatgaGAAGTCAAAAGTGTAAACCAAATATCTGCACCTACACTGCTCTGGTGAATGCTTTTGCTAGGGAGGGACTCTGTGAGAAGGCTGAAGAGATTTTTGAGCAGCTTCAAGAAGCTGGGCATGAGCCTGATGTGTATGCTTACAATGCGCTTATGGAAGCTTACAG TCGTGCGGGTTATCCTTATGGGGCAGCAGAAGTATTTTCACTCATGCAGCACATGGGGTGTGAACCAGACAGAGCTTCCTTTAATATCATGGTTGATGCATATGGTAGAGCTGGTCTTTATCAGG ATGCTGAAGCACTATTTGAAGAGATGAAGCGGCTAGGGATAACCCCAACAATGAAATCTCACATGCTACTTCTATCTGCCTACTCCAGAGTTGGAAATGTGGCTAAGTGTGAGGACATTGTAAATCAAATGCACAAATCTGGGCTTGAACCAGACACCTTTGTCCTCAACAGTATGCTGAACCTTTATGGCCGGTTAGGCCAATTTGAGATCATGGAGAACGTTTTAATTGCAATGGAAAAGGGACCCTATGAAGCTGATATCAGCACGTACAACATTTTGATCAATGTCTATGGACGGGCAGGGTTTTTTGAGAGAATGGAAGAGCTGTTCCAATTGCTTCCTACCAAGAATTTGACACCTGATGTTGTGACGTGGACTTCACGGCTTGGAGCCTACTCTAGAAAGAAACTATATACAAGATGCTtggaaatttttgaggaaatgATTGATGCTGGCTGTAATCCAGATGGAGGAACCGCCAAGGTACTTCTCTCAGCATGTTCTAGTCAAGATCAGATTGAGCAGGTTACTACAGTGATTAGAACAATGCACAAGGATATGAAGACTGTTTTGCCAATCGAATGA
- the LOC18596433 gene encoding phospholipase A1-Igamma1, chloroplastic, which produces MALSTMIHNHLPTALNTDVNRISAIRPHQEVVFHQPKASKASNRGARRLAESLSNLLHLHIEPPSRKNLQHSNWDLFFEEKHNTPTTSPKQMIADKWRDIHGSMDWVNLLDPLHPWLRREIVKYGEFAQATYDAFDFDSFSEFCGSCRYNRNKLFEKLGHGKNGYKVTKYIYAMSHIEMPQWLERSHLMDTWSKDSNWMGYVAVSDDEETRRIGRRDIVVAWRGTVAPAEWYEDFQRNLEPIGIGDAKVEHGFLSIYTSKNESTRYNKSSASEQVMEEVTKLVQFYQGNGEEVSLTITGHSLGGALALLNAYEAAASLPGLPVSVISFGAPRVGNSAFRDELDGLGVKTLRVVVKQDLVPRMPGIVFNESLQRFDDITGTLEWVYTHVGAELRLDVSSSPYLKRGFSPLGFHSLETYLHLVDGFHSADSAFRSDARRDVSLVNKACDMLVDKLRIPHCWYQLSNKGLVRNEHGRWVKPRRDPEDIPSPIGEACDYALKIEGQESYQMLYAS; this is translated from the coding sequence ATGGCCCTCTCAACAATGATCCATAACCATCTTCCAACAGCTCTCAACACCGACGTTAACCGGATTTCTGCTATCCGTCCCCATCAGGAGGTTGTTTTTCATCAACCCAAAGCTAGTAAGGCATCGAATAGGGGTGCTCGACGTCTGGCTGAATCACTATCAAACCTTCTCCATCTCCATATAGAACCACCTTCAAGGAAAAACCTTCAACACTCTAATTGGGATTTGTTTTTTGAAGAGAAACATAATACCCCGACAACTTCTCCCAAGCAGATGATTGCTGATAAATGGCGTGACATTCATGGTTCTATGGATTGGGTAAATCTTTTAGACCCACTTCACCCTTGGCTACGGCGAGAAATTGTCAAGTATGGAGAGTTTGCTCAAGCAACTTATGATGCCTTTGATTTTGACTCCTTCTCGGAGTTCTGCGGCAGCTGCAGGTACAATCGTAACAAGCTTTTTGAGAAATTAGGCCATGGTAAAAATGGTTACAAGGTGACCAAGTACATCTATGCCATGTCACACATTGAGATGCCACAGTGGCTGGAGAGGTCACACCTGATGGACACGTGGAGCAAAGATTCCAACTGGATGGGTTATGTGGCGGTTAGTGACGATGAGGAGACACGTAGGATCGGACGAAGAGATATTGTCGTGGCCTGGCGGGGGACGGTGGCACCAGCCGAATGGTACGAGGATTTTCAAAGGAATTTGGAACCAATAGGGATTGGAGATGCTAAAGTTGAACATGGATTTCTTAGCATTTACACTTCCAAGAATGAATCCACAAGATACAACAAGTCAAGTGCTTCGGAGCAAGTCATGGAAGAAGTGACAAAGCTTGTGCAATTCTACCAAGGAAATGGTGAAGAAGTGAGTTTAACAATAACCGGGCATAGCTTGGGTGGTGCATTGGCTCTGCTCAATGCCTATGAAGCTGCAGCCAGTCTTCCAGGCCTTCCTGTGAGCGTGATTTCCTTTGGTGCACCTAGAGTTGGCAACAGTGCCTTCAGGGATGAGCTTGATGGATTAGGAGTCAAAACATTAAGAGTGGTAGTTAAGCAAGATTTAGTCCCTAGAATGCCAGGGATTGTTTTCAATGAGAGTTTACAAAGGTTTGACGATATAACGGGAACATTGGAATGGGTTTACACCCATGTAGGAGCTGAATTGAGGCTGGATGTTAGTTCATCACCTTACCTCAAGCGCGGATTCAGTCCATTGGGATTTCATAGCCTTGAGACATACCTTCACCTTGTCGATGGGTTCCACAGTGCAGACTCTGCTTTCCGATCTGACGCTCGTAGGGATGTTAGCTTGGTGAATAAGGCGTGTGATATGTTGGTGGATAAACTAAGGATCCCTCATTGCTGGTACCAATTGTCCAACAAAGGATTGGTTCGTAATGAACATGGCAGATGGGTTAAACCAAGAAGAGACCCTGAAGACATTCCCTCACCAATAGGAGAAGCATGTGATTATGCCCTCAAAATTGAGGGGCAGGAAAGTTATCAAATGTTGTATGCAAGCTAA